A genomic stretch from Candidatus Brocadiaceae bacterium includes:
- a CDS encoding LysM peptidoglycan-binding domain-containing protein, whose protein sequence is MIESSINIREKVIADTADRLTKKFIESIPGKDIDAFCSVNTICIKTIDNTLTVYYRVQAGDTLSTMSRKFYGDLSQIEDIRQGNKDLLGDTLMVGQELVIPDIPILETIDEWKEIDKNKYKKFLYRVQWDDSLYEISSKVLQDGRKWKILYEANKQEIKDIQDLPVGQVLIIPFVVPE, encoded by the coding sequence GTGATAGAAAGTTCCATTAATATAAGAGAAAAAGTAATCGCAGATACTGCCGATAGACTGACAAAAAAATTTATTGAGAGTATACCGGGCAAAGATATTGATGCTTTTTGTTCTGTTAATACGATTTGTATCAAGACCATAGATAACACATTGACGGTTTATTACAGAGTTCAGGCAGGAGATACCTTGTCAACGATGTCGAGAAAATTTTATGGCGATTTGTCCCAGATTGAAGATATTAGGCAGGGTAATAAAGACTTATTAGGTGATACACTTATGGTTGGGCAGGAATTGGTAATTCCCGATATCCCTATCCTGGAAACTATTGATGAGTGGAAAGAAATAGACAAAAATAAATATAAAAAGTTCCTCTATCGTGTCCAGTGGGATGATAGTCTTTATGAAATTTCCTCTAAAGTTTTGCAGGATGGCAGAAAATGGAAGATTCTTTATGAAGCGAATAAACAAGAAATAAAAGATATACAGGACCTTCCCGTTGGACAAGTCCTTATCATACCATTCGTCGTTCCTGAATAA
- a CDS encoding lipid-A-disaccharide synthase N-terminal domain-containing protein: MTNIAINPWIVLGFVGQFLFGSRFFVQWIVSERRGESIIPEIFWYLSMGGSAILLAYAVYRRDPVFIMGQCSGLFIYVRNVMLIYKKKKILPGQEMGN; the protein is encoded by the coding sequence ATGACTAACATTGCAATTAATCCGTGGATTGTTTTAGGTTTTGTAGGACAATTTCTGTTTGGATCTAGATTTTTTGTGCAATGGATTGTTTCAGAGAGGCGCGGAGAGAGCATCATACCAGAGATCTTTTGGTATCTGAGTATGGGTGGCAGTGCCATATTATTAGCTTATGCGGTGTATCGTCGCGACCCCGTATTTATCATGGGACAGTGTTCAGGACTTTTTATTTATGTCCGTAATGTTATGTTGATTTATAAAAAGAAAAAAATTTTACCAGGACAGGAAATGGGAAATTAA
- a CDS encoding glycosyltransferase family 2 protein, with protein sequence MVLKKPDISIVIPVYNEVDNLEPLSLSIIQSMQGRHYEVFFVNDGSTDGSADKLRELCKKYHHFHTISFRKNAGQTAAMDAGFQRSKGDFVVSMDADMQNDPSDIPKLLEKLQTYDMVCGWRQKRNDPWIKRISSRIANAIRNKLSWEDIKDTGCSLKAYRRECLKQIKLFNGMHRFLPTLFKMEGFTVTETVVNHYPRRFGYSKYGISNRAVKAFIDLLVVRWMKKRKLEYEVTDD encoded by the coding sequence ATGGTATTGAAGAAACCTGACATCAGCATTGTTATTCCAGTATATAACGAGGTTGATAACCTTGAACCGTTAAGCCTGTCTATTATTCAGTCTATGCAGGGCAGACACTATGAAGTATTCTTTGTGAATGACGGCAGTACAGATGGTAGCGCTGATAAATTGAGGGAGTTGTGTAAGAAATATCACCATTTTCATACAATATCATTTAGAAAAAATGCCGGTCAAACAGCAGCTATGGACGCAGGATTTCAGCGTTCGAAAGGAGATTTTGTTGTATCAATGGATGCTGACATGCAGAATGATCCGAGTGATATTCCGAAATTATTAGAGAAACTACAAACATATGATATGGTATGTGGATGGAGACAAAAAAGAAATGATCCGTGGATTAAGCGTATCTCTTCCAGAATAGCTAATGCTATTCGAAATAAGCTTTCGTGGGAAGATATTAAGGATACGGGGTGTTCTCTCAAGGCATACCGGAGAGAATGTCTCAAGCAAATCAAGTTGTTTAACGGTATGCACCGTTTTTTACCTACACTCTTTAAAATGGAAGGTTTTACCGTCACGGAAACCGTTGTAAATCATTATCCCAGGAGATTTGGGTATTCGAAGTACGGAATATCTAACAGGGCCGTTAAGGCATTCATAGATCTACTGGTTGTACGATGGATGAAAAAACGTAAACTTGAATACGAGGTAACCGATGACTAA
- a CDS encoding DUF362 domain-containing protein, whose protein sequence is MSTVSIVKCDNYELENVYQSIHKSLALINGIDHVVKPGMKVLLKINLLSSSQPPERAVNTHPAVVRALVRIFQDDFGCEVSIGDSSGSVKNSSTFNAFRITRINDIAEETGAKIVNFDKDKYIDVHNKDYEVIDTFRIAKTMRTADFIVSVPKLKTHGLTQYTGAIKNMLGSIPGNGKKNIHLIAPKPTVFAKALVDIYQMVPPHLVIMDAIVGMEGNGPNAGQPKKAGLIVSSMDSVALDAVASTLIGFEPMAIPTIRFAHHRGLGIGELNTIRIAGETIQDASVPDFKKPSSGAQDFAGKYLPDFLLAMMFDNTCSTFSTVNHSNCTRCYECVRNCPASAMSTENGKVLVDKKKCIGCFCCDEVCDFHAIEMKRSLIGRTLLGMAQALGVEKVE, encoded by the coding sequence ATGTCGACGGTATCTATTGTAAAATGTGATAACTATGAGCTGGAAAATGTCTATCAGTCCATTCATAAATCCTTGGCTTTAATAAATGGAATTGATCACGTCGTTAAACCAGGCATGAAGGTGTTGCTCAAGATCAATCTCCTTTCCTCTTCACAGCCTCCCGAACGGGCGGTGAATACGCATCCTGCCGTTGTCAGAGCGCTTGTACGTATCTTTCAAGACGATTTTGGATGTGAAGTTTCTATTGGAGATTCATCAGGTAGTGTAAAAAACAGCTCCACCTTTAATGCCTTTCGGATTACCCGCATCAATGATATTGCTGAAGAGACAGGGGCAAAAATTGTCAATTTTGATAAAGATAAATATATTGATGTCCACAATAAAGATTATGAAGTAATAGATACGTTTCGCATAGCGAAGACCATGCGAACAGCAGATTTTATCGTTTCTGTCCCAAAACTCAAAACACATGGGTTGACACAATATACAGGCGCCATAAAGAACATGTTAGGCTCAATTCCCGGTAATGGCAAGAAGAATATTCATTTAATTGCCCCAAAACCAACGGTGTTTGCCAAGGCGTTGGTTGACATCTATCAAATGGTGCCCCCACACCTTGTTATCATGGATGCCATTGTTGGAATGGAAGGAAATGGTCCCAACGCCGGTCAGCCGAAAAAAGCAGGACTGATCGTTTCCAGCATGGATAGCGTGGCTTTGGACGCCGTTGCGAGTACCCTTATCGGATTTGAACCTATGGCAATACCAACAATACGATTCGCACATCACCGTGGTTTAGGTATTGGTGAATTAAACACCATTCGTATTGCGGGAGAGACTATTCAAGATGCATCAGTTCCTGATTTTAAAAAACCTTCCAGCGGGGCACAGGATTTTGCGGGAAAGTATCTGCCTGACTTTCTCCTGGCAATGATGTTTGACAATACCTGTTCCACGTTTTCTACGGTAAACCATTCAAACTGCACACGATGTTATGAATGTGTGAGAAATTGCCCAGCCTCTGCAATGTCAACGGAAAATGGCAAGGTCCTTGTGGATAAAAAGAAATGTATAGGGTGTTTTTGCTGTGATGAGGTATGTGATTTTCATGCAATTGAAATGAAGCGTTCATTGATCGGAAGGACACTTCTTGGCATGGCACAGGCTCTCGGAGTTGAAAAAGTGGAATAA
- a CDS encoding GNAT family N-acetyltransferase, with amino-acid sequence MPDKDLSVSIVRMDKMNALQGEWEALFEATSASPCASFDWFSNYVSHKQLTENVRVCVVKDSKGTVGIIPLWLKKKFAFGVLPINIATVTGAGWVPESPVLLAERVHGGMPVVQTALEKIYRMGEKWHYCSILVPRTSSVVLNDNRNVTDSPRIVCARKNEPGSIVVELPGSVDEYRKNLSGKSRRKIGQMARGLEQKGEVKLVRLGLDTSESEDKMLRLIEDSITVSRRSWQSKSKKGYAISDPDVQGFFTDVTLSLAKKGMVDLSVLYVRSKPISFDWGVARKGKVSGLKKGYDPEFRQFGPGIVHFARLIEDSIKRGITEIDLGIEFHEAKMRWSRKEHGLCKIRYYSPGLKARYLRWWLNLRGAV; translated from the coding sequence ATGCCAGATAAGGATCTGAGTGTTTCCATAGTACGTATGGATAAAATGAATGCACTTCAGGGGGAGTGGGAGGCGCTCTTTGAGGCGACTTCTGCCAGTCCATGTGCTAGTTTTGACTGGTTTAGCAATTACGTGTCCCATAAGCAGTTGACAGAGAATGTGCGTGTCTGTGTCGTAAAAGACTCTAAGGGGACTGTTGGGATTATTCCTTTGTGGTTAAAGAAAAAATTTGCATTTGGGGTTCTGCCCATAAATATAGCAACAGTAACCGGTGCTGGATGGGTTCCAGAATCTCCCGTGCTTCTGGCCGAACGCGTACATGGCGGGATGCCGGTCGTACAGACCGCATTGGAGAAGATCTACCGCATGGGAGAAAAATGGCATTACTGCAGTATACTTGTGCCAAGAACGTCATCTGTGGTTTTAAATGATAATAGGAATGTCACCGACAGTCCGCGCATTGTGTGTGCGCGCAAAAATGAGCCCGGCAGTATTGTGGTGGAACTTCCTGGTTCCGTGGACGAATACAGAAAGAATCTCTCTGGGAAAAGCCGGAGAAAAATCGGCCAGATGGCCAGGGGATTGGAGCAAAAGGGCGAGGTAAAACTCGTGCGTCTAGGACTCGACACTTCAGAGTCAGAGGATAAAATGTTGCGTCTTATTGAGGACTCGATCACCGTGAGCCGACGGAGTTGGCAATCGAAATCAAAAAAAGGCTATGCCATTAGCGACCCTGATGTTCAGGGCTTTTTCACAGATGTCACACTTTCTCTGGCGAAAAAGGGAATGGTGGACCTTTCGGTCCTTTATGTAAGATCCAAACCGATCTCATTCGACTGGGGAGTCGCGAGAAAGGGAAAGGTAAGCGGTCTGAAAAAAGGTTACGATCCAGAATTCCGTCAGTTCGGTCCCGGTATTGTTCATTTTGCGCGTCTTATCGAGGATTCTATCAAACGTGGAATAACTGAAATAGACCTTGGCATCGAGTTCCATGAAGCCAAGATGAGATGGAGCCGCAAAGAGCATGGTTTATGTAAGATCCGATATTACTCGCCTGGACTGAAGGCACGCTATCTTCGTTGGTGGCTAAACCTTCGTGGGGCGGTATGA
- a CDS encoding winged helix-turn-helix transcriptional regulator translates to MINKEEITQYNILESIERGEQISQRQLSSQLGINVASINFALKKLTKSGLVKMLGANSRRIQYILTPKGIAEKTQLAYKFFDRSFHFYKAVREDVENKINTIPFNENDRIAIYGVTDLMEIAYLVVKDKELDLVAIIDDEIKIRIFGYHVEGSEKINEYSPHFLLLTKELETEKRKNIQSTTNIIDIRCFFYDHQFGK, encoded by the coding sequence ATGATCAATAAAGAAGAAATTACCCAATACAATATTTTAGAATCTATTGAAAGGGGAGAGCAAATATCCCAACGCCAGCTTTCTTCACAATTGGGGATTAATGTAGCTTCTATAAATTTTGCGTTGAAAAAGCTCACAAAAAGCGGACTGGTAAAAATGCTTGGCGCTAATTCACGAAGAATTCAGTATATACTTACTCCAAAAGGTATTGCAGAAAAAACTCAACTTGCCTATAAATTCTTTGATAGAAGTTTTCATTTTTACAAGGCCGTACGGGAGGATGTTGAAAATAAAATTAATACTATTCCTTTTAACGAAAACGATCGTATAGCTATTTATGGCGTAACTGACCTTATGGAGATAGCTTACCTTGTTGTAAAGGATAAGGAGTTGGACCTTGTTGCTATTATTGACGATGAAATAAAGATCAGGATATTTGGTTATCATGTGGAAGGCAGCGAGAAAATCAATGAGTATTCTCCCCATTTTCTTCTTTTAACGAAAGAATTGGAAACAGAGAAAAGAAAGAACATCCAAAGTACCACCAATATAATCGATATAAGGTGTTTTTTTTACGATCATCAATTCGGCAAGTAG
- a CDS encoding DUF1326 domain-containing protein: MILKDKTTVLGFIISVFLFSFSSTVLAGPDWSIEGEYFEGCTCNPGCPCMFGSEPTYNKTCKISGVFHIKKGNYGIYSLDATTVIGITDLTAKADSNWVVFYIDSKIHSGSQRKALLDIFQNHVYNFVRPPSERVTVKYVPIKIESSLWHKRAVVTDNLTLDVEILRGEGDTNKPTQIVNKFFPIWSKEFDTTLDMGKAVTHRFHEGIQEWNYDGRSGFATTFHFSSNK; the protein is encoded by the coding sequence ATGATTTTGAAGGACAAAACAACCGTACTGGGATTTATTATTTCCGTTTTCTTATTTTCTTTTTCCAGTACAGTTCTTGCCGGGCCTGACTGGTCAATTGAAGGCGAGTATTTTGAGGGTTGCACCTGTAATCCAGGTTGTCCCTGTATGTTTGGAAGTGAGCCGACCTATAATAAAACCTGTAAAATTAGCGGTGTTTTCCATATCAAGAAAGGCAATTATGGAATATATTCTCTAGACGCAACGACCGTAATTGGAATTACTGATTTAACGGCAAAAGCTGATAGCAACTGGGTTGTTTTCTATATCGATAGTAAAATACATTCAGGTAGTCAAAGAAAGGCTTTATTGGATATTTTCCAAAATCATGTATATAATTTTGTTCGACCTCCATCAGAAAGAGTCACCGTTAAATATGTCCCTATTAAAATAGAATCTTCTCTGTGGCACAAAAGAGCTGTAGTAACTGACAATTTAACTTTGGATGTTGAAATATTACGTGGAGAGGGAGACACGAATAAACCAACCCAAATTGTTAATAAATTTTTTCCTATCTGGTCTAAAGAATTTGATACAACATTGGATATGGGAAAGGCCGTTACCCATAGATTTCATGAAGGCATCCAGGAATGGAATTATGATGGACGCAGTGGATTCGCCACAACCTTTCACTTTTCCAGTAACAAATAG
- the lpxD gene encoding UDP-3-O-(3-hydroxymyristoyl)glucosamine N-acyltransferase: MQYTLKQIESIIGGILYGEDDTVITGIASVENAKKGDITFIKDETLIPQALTSQASAVVVHRQIQELKKPQIVIENTFLNFIKLMEVIAGEFFKCPREKHSTAIISKNAILGKGVSAGAHVVIGDHVTIGNNVTIYPNTVIGKESRIGDDSIIHANVVIREGVVLGKRVIIHSNSVIGDDGFGYLQIRGKHRKIPQIGTVEIGDDVEIGSMVTICRAALDKTVIGNGVKIDNHSHIAHNVTIGDNSMLIAYAKVAGSTKIGKNVMIAEDVGITDHVTIGDNCILGGGSNVYKNLKPGSVVWGSPAKALNEEKRIQVIIKKLPEMYHVMRKFMKNSQTD, translated from the coding sequence ATGCAGTACACATTAAAACAAATAGAGTCCATAATCGGAGGCATTCTTTACGGAGAAGACGACACTGTCATAACCGGTATCGCCAGTGTTGAAAATGCCAAAAAAGGGGACATAACCTTTATCAAGGATGAGACGTTAATCCCACAAGCATTAACGTCTCAAGCCTCAGCAGTTGTTGTACACCGCCAAATTCAAGAATTAAAAAAACCACAAATCGTCATAGAAAATACTTTTCTTAATTTCATCAAACTAATGGAAGTTATTGCCGGGGAGTTTTTCAAATGTCCGAGAGAAAAACATTCGACAGCCATCATAAGTAAAAACGCAATTCTTGGCAAAGGAGTTTCTGCAGGGGCGCATGTAGTCATCGGCGACCATGTAACGATAGGAAATAATGTTACCATTTATCCCAATACCGTTATCGGTAAAGAAAGCCGGATTGGAGACGATTCAATTATCCATGCAAATGTTGTCATACGAGAGGGAGTGGTTCTTGGAAAACGTGTCATTATTCATTCCAACAGTGTTATTGGAGATGATGGATTTGGTTATCTTCAAATACGTGGCAAGCACAGAAAAATACCTCAGATAGGAACTGTTGAAATTGGGGACGATGTTGAAATTGGTTCTATGGTAACGATTTGCCGGGCAGCACTGGATAAAACGGTTATTGGAAATGGTGTAAAGATTGATAATCATTCGCATATTGCCCATAATGTCACCATAGGGGATAACAGTATGCTCATTGCTTATGCCAAGGTAGCAGGGAGCACGAAAATTGGAAAAAATGTCATGATAGCGGAAGACGTTGGTATTACTGATCACGTTACCATAGGAGATAATTGTATTCTTGGAGGAGGCAGCAACGTTTATAAAAATTTAAAGCCGGGTTCAGTCGTTTGGGGGTCTCCGGCAAAAGCGCTGAATGAAGAGAAGCGTATCCAGGTAATTATTAAGAAATTACCTGAAATGTATCACGTCATGAGAAAATTTATGAAAAACTCGCAGACAGACTAG
- the fabF gene encoding beta-ketoacyl-ACP synthase II, with amino-acid sequence MMQERRRVVITGVGAVTSLGQEKKQLWSLLCQGKSGIKPITGFDTSSFEIKFGGEVSDFDPTQLFEVKEARRLDRFTQFAVVAAADAIKDAELPLDKIDQRRIGVLIGSGMGGMQELETQHSNLISKGPSRVSPFMVPKIMVNAAPAQVAIRYGLKGPNFALVAACTTGGTSIGEAVRIIQRNDADVMIAGSSEAVITPLGVSGFCSMKALSLRNDAPQKASRPFDKDRDGFVISEGAGIVVIEEYENAKKRGANIYAEILGYGLNTDAYHIASPDLNGEGAIQCMKNAFKDAMCNPEEINYVNAHATSTPLGDNLEANAIKKVFGPYAPKIPISSTKSMLGHQLGASGSVELIICAFAIQENVVPPTINYETPDPECSGLDFVPNEARQHKVEKALCNSFGFGGHNATIIIGKI; translated from the coding sequence ATGATGCAGGAGAGACGAAGGGTTGTCATTACTGGTGTCGGGGCTGTGACCTCTTTGGGACAGGAAAAAAAGCAACTGTGGTCATTGCTGTGTCAAGGGAAAAGCGGCATAAAACCCATTACTGGTTTTGATACTTCTTCTTTTGAGATAAAGTTTGGAGGAGAAGTAAGTGATTTTGATCCAACCCAATTATTTGAAGTTAAAGAGGCGCGAAGGCTTGATCGTTTTACGCAGTTTGCCGTTGTTGCCGCGGCGGATGCGATAAAAGACGCCGAACTACCCTTAGATAAAATCGACCAAAGGCGAATTGGCGTATTGATAGGTTCTGGCATGGGAGGCATGCAGGAGTTAGAAACGCAACACTCCAATCTTATCAGTAAAGGACCTTCACGGGTATCTCCGTTCATGGTTCCAAAAATAATGGTAAATGCAGCCCCCGCTCAGGTTGCGATACGATATGGTTTAAAGGGGCCTAATTTTGCCCTGGTTGCAGCATGTACTACGGGTGGCACATCCATTGGGGAGGCTGTACGTATTATTCAAAGGAATGATGCGGATGTTATGATTGCAGGAAGTTCTGAGGCCGTAATTACTCCCTTGGGTGTCAGTGGATTTTGTTCAATGAAGGCGCTCTCCCTGAGGAATGATGCGCCGCAAAAAGCCAGCAGGCCTTTTGACAAGGACCGGGATGGGTTTGTTATCTCCGAGGGAGCTGGCATTGTGGTAATAGAGGAATATGAAAACGCAAAGAAAAGAGGTGCAAATATCTATGCGGAAATATTAGGGTATGGTCTTAATACAGACGCGTATCATATTGCTTCGCCTGACCTTAATGGTGAAGGTGCAATACAGTGCATGAAAAACGCATTCAAAGATGCCATGTGCAATCCTGAAGAAATTAATTATGTCAATGCCCATGCCACCTCTACTCCTCTTGGTGATAATCTTGAAGCAAATGCCATTAAAAAGGTTTTTGGACCATATGCGCCGAAAATTCCCATAAGCTCCACAAAGTCCATGCTGGGACATCAGCTTGGGGCTTCGGGAAGCGTAGAGCTTATTATTTGCGCCTTTGCTATACAAGAGAATGTTGTCCCGCCTACCATAAATTACGAAACGCCAGATCCTGAATGTTCAGGATTAGATTTTGTGCCGAACGAGGCCCGTCAACATAAAGTAGAGAAAGCTCTTTGTAATTCATTTGGTTTCGGAGGTCATAATGCAACTATTATCATAGGAAAGATTTAA
- the acpP gene encoding acyl carrier protein, translating to MGIKPEQISSETSFINDMGADSLDTVELIMEFEDAFDMNIPDEEAEKIRTVGDAIKYIEEHK from the coding sequence ATGGGAATCAAACCAGAACAGATTTCCAGTGAAACTTCATTTATCAATGATATGGGAGCAGATTCACTTGATACGGTAGAACTGATTATGGAATTTGAGGATGCCTTTGATATGAATATTCCGGATGAGGAAGCAGAAAAAATACGAACTGTGGGAGATGCGATTAAATACATAGAGGAACATAAATGA
- the fabD gene encoding ACP S-malonyltransferase: MVEREPKTAFLFPGQGAQYVGMGKDFYDTYKEAREVYERANEILDFDIASLCFCGNQEELNNTSLCQPAILVTSIAILEVLRKISPFQGDVCFAAAGLSLGEYTAHVFAGSIAFEDAVRLVYKRGTFMREACRANPGGMVSVIGLEDKIIEGICAEIKSLGVICAANYNSPGQIVISGEKEVLEKASVLAKERGAKMVIPLKVDGAFHSGLMSSASSKLTKELEATPITKSKLPVVSNFLANYVEEPEEIKSSLAKQLDNPVRWSQSICMLIQDGFNQFYEIGPGKSLSGLMKRIDSTQTMKNIGTVEAFEKNSKSD; encoded by the coding sequence ATGGTAGAGAGAGAACCAAAGACAGCATTCCTTTTCCCCGGGCAGGGAGCCCAATATGTTGGAATGGGCAAAGATTTTTATGATACATATAAGGAAGCGCGCGAAGTCTATGAAAGAGCCAATGAAATACTCGATTTTGACATTGCTTCCCTTTGTTTTTGCGGGAATCAAGAGGAATTAAATAATACCTCTCTCTGCCAACCTGCTATCCTCGTCACCAGCATAGCAATTTTAGAAGTGCTAAGAAAAATTTCTCCGTTTCAAGGAGATGTATGTTTTGCCGCTGCAGGGCTTAGTTTGGGGGAATACACGGCCCATGTATTTGCCGGATCTATAGCATTTGAAGATGCCGTGAGGTTGGTATATAAGCGCGGCACGTTTATGCGTGAAGCTTGCAGGGCTAACCCTGGAGGCATGGTTTCTGTCATTGGTTTGGAAGATAAGATAATAGAAGGTATTTGCGCAGAAATAAAATCCCTGGGAGTTATTTGTGCTGCAAATTATAATTCTCCAGGGCAAATAGTAATTTCAGGAGAAAAGGAAGTTTTGGAAAAGGCATCTGTTCTGGCAAAAGAACGAGGTGCAAAAATGGTGATCCCTCTGAAAGTAGACGGCGCCTTTCACTCGGGTTTGATGAGCTCTGCAAGTAGTAAACTTACGAAAGAACTTGAGGCGACACCCATTACAAAGTCTAAGTTACCGGTTGTGTCAAATTTTCTTGCAAATTACGTTGAAGAACCAGAAGAAATAAAGTCGTCTCTGGCAAAACAACTTGATAACCCGGTGCGTTGGAGCCAGTCGATTTGTATGCTGATACAAGATGGGTTTAATCAGTTTTATGAAATAGGTCCAGGAAAGTCTTTATCGGGTCTAATGAAAAGAATTGACTCTACCCAAACAATGAAAAATATTGGCACCGTAGAGGCTTTTGAAAAAAATAGTAAATCAGATTAA
- a CDS encoding ketoacyl-ACP synthase III, with the protein MQQNQKASITGIGSYLPRKVLTNRDLEKMVDTTEEWIIQRTGIRERRIVEESEVTSDLGAHASLKAMEDANIAPEEIDMIITSTITPDQFFPSTSCYIQEKIGATRASAFDILAACAGFVYALSIGQSVVSAGTAKTILVVGAECLSKITDYTDRTTCVLFGDGAGAVIIQGNGSKHDIISTSLAADGSQADVLIMPGGGAKHPASLESIHQRMHYIQFRGKEVFKRAINNITSMIIETVEKQGYTLEDIDLIIPHQSNLRIIEATMERLGLPAEKAFVNIDKYGNTSSASVPIAMDEARREGRLNKGDLVMLVAFGGGLTWGSSVIRW; encoded by the coding sequence ATGCAACAGAATCAAAAGGCCTCTATTACGGGGATAGGATCCTACCTGCCACGTAAGGTTTTAACAAACCGCGATTTAGAAAAAATGGTAGACACCACGGAAGAGTGGATAATTCAGAGGACGGGCATTAGAGAACGTCGAATAGTCGAGGAAAGTGAAGTAACGTCTGATCTTGGCGCTCACGCTTCGTTAAAGGCCATGGAGGATGCCAATATTGCCCCTGAAGAGATTGACATGATTATTACCTCTACGATTACGCCTGACCAGTTCTTTCCTTCAACATCGTGTTACATACAAGAGAAAATAGGGGCGACACGCGCAAGCGCTTTCGACATTCTTGCTGCTTGTGCGGGGTTTGTTTATGCCCTTTCCATTGGGCAGAGCGTTGTAAGCGCGGGTACAGCAAAAACGATTCTGGTTGTAGGGGCAGAGTGTTTATCAAAGATTACCGATTATACTGATCGCACCACGTGTGTGTTATTTGGCGATGGAGCAGGAGCCGTAATCATCCAGGGAAACGGTTCAAAACATGATATTATTTCGACAAGTCTGGCGGCAGACGGCTCACAGGCGGATGTTCTTATTATGCCTGGAGGGGGGGCAAAGCATCCAGCGTCCTTGGAGTCGATACACCAGCGGATGCATTATATCCAATTCAGGGGCAAAGAGGTCTTCAAACGCGCTATTAATAATATAACCAGTATGATTATTGAGACAGTTGAAAAACAAGGGTATACGCTGGAGGATATCGACTTGATTATTCCGCATCAGAGTAATTTAAGGATTATTGAAGCAACTATGGAAAGACTCGGACTCCCGGCGGAAAAAGCGTTTGTTAATATAGATAAATATGGTAATACCTCTTCAGCGTCTGTTCCTATCGCAATGGATGAAGCACGCAGGGAAGGACGCCTGAACAAGGGGGACCTTGTAATGCTCGTGGCATTCGGGGGAGGACTGACGTGGGGGTCTTCCGTTATTAGATGGTAG